The DNA region AGAGAAGGAACATTGAACAGATTATTGCGAATAGTTTTCGTTCTATTACTATTAATCATAGCTCTGGTGCAGTTTTTTGCAGCCAAAGGAATCTTTGCAGCCAAGGAGAGGCTACAAGTTTGTCCGGTTAATGCTATCTACATGAAAAATGGCAAAGCAATGATAGATAGCCTTAAATGCATTGGTTGCCGCCGTTGTGTAGATGGATTTGTTGCAATACCCAATCAGAATATTGTAGATTCTAATACTCCTCAAGCGACAATAAAAGAAGATGGGTTTATAAACTCTGATGATTCAATACCAAAAGCATCTGCAAATGATGTTCAACCCATGCAAAAGATTAAAGAAAATCTAAATGTCAAAGACGAGGAATCGATTCAAGATTCTTTATTATCGATTTTACCTGCTACAAAGCAATTCTATGTTGTTGATGCTTCAACTTGCATTTCATGTGGGCT from Candidatus Cloacimonadota bacterium includes:
- a CDS encoding 4Fe-4S binding protein yields the protein MNRLLRIVFVLLLLIIALVQFFAAKGIFAAKERLQVCPVNAIYMKNGKAMIDSLKCIGCRRCVDGFVAIPNQNIVDSNTPQATIKEDGFINSDDSIPKASANDVQPMQKIKENLNVKDEESIQDSLLSILPATKQFYVVDASTCISCGLCLKVCPVGAISYKDGKAFIDPEKCINCGICAGT